The Nicotiana tabacum cultivar K326 chromosome 14, ASM71507v2, whole genome shotgun sequence genome contains a region encoding:
- the LOC107820138 gene encoding uncharacterized protein LOC107820138: MGAGGTLFCSQSFSFVVCNYTQKNHAQNNRALALKSVLVHKLTTFTNQDSILTKHQNLPILRLKVVTRAADSSQPSSSAITSSDKSIVPDEEFSLAKVSFGVIGLGLGVSLLSYGFGAYFNILPGSEWSALMLTYGFPLTIIGMALKYAELKPVPCITYSDAQLLREKCATPILKQVRSDVIRYRYGDEQHLDEALKRIFQFGLGGGIPRRSAPILQMIREEVTEDGKYCLVLVFEAKALQLSDLEKRQAKFASFFGPGISAEIAKGEKDALYEVRLISNTTL; this comes from the exons ATGGGAGCTGGAGGAACCCTCTTCTGTTCTCAGAGTTTTAGTTTTGTAGTTTGTAATTACACTCAAAAAAATCATGCCCAAAATAATCGAGCTTTGGCATTGAAATCAGTACTTGTACACAAATTGACCACTTTTACTAATCAAGATTCAATTTTGACAAAACACCAGAATCTTCCTATTCTTCGACTTAAGGTTGTTACTAGAGCTGCTGATTCCTCTCAGCCATCTTCCTCTGCTATTACTTCCTCCGACAAATCTATTGTCCCCGATGAAGAGTTTTCACTTGCCAAG GTTTCTTTTGGTGTCATTGGGCTTGGTCTTGGTGTTTCACTTCTCTC GTACGGATTTGGGGCATATTTTAACATCCTTCCTGGTTCCGAGTGGTCTGCATTGATGTTGACTTATGGTTTCCCACTTACTATAATTGGCATGGCTCTTAAG TATGCAGAGCTCAAGCCTGTGCCATGCATAACGTACTCAGATGCTCAACTACTCAGGGAAAAATGTGCTACTCCAATCCTTAAGCAG GTCAGGAGCGATGTGATAAGATACCGTTATGGGGATGAGCAGCATTTGGACGAGGCATTGAAGCGTATTTTCCAATTTGGACTG GGTGGTGGAATACCACGTAGAAGTGCTCCCATCTTACAAATGATTCGAGAAGAA GTGACTGAGGATGGTAAATACTGTCTAGTGCTGGTCTTTGAGGCAAAAGCTCTGCAGTTGTCAGATCTTGAAAAAAGACAG GCAAAATTTGCGTCCTTCTTTGGACCAGGAATATCAGCTGAAATTG CAAAGGGAGAGAAAGATGCACTATATGAAGTACGGCTaatttccaatacaacattgtAG